Part of the Oreochromis aureus strain Israel breed Guangdong linkage group 20, ZZ_aureus, whole genome shotgun sequence genome, GGATttgctgtgtatgtgtgaaatATGGCCGGTTTCAAAAGGAAACCATGAATAAACATGACTTGTGTTGCTGTTTATCTGTCCCAGATAAACACACTAACATTGTTACTGCTGTATACCCTTACAGTGGTGTTCGGTCAATTTCaagatttttagattttaaaataaTAGCACTTGTTCATAATAAACACCAACATgtacctgaaaataaatgtcaagCTAAATTACTgcagtaattttttttcacttgtatGAATCATGGTGTATTTTGGAGTAATGTCGCTGCTACATATGTTTGTTACATGTTACTGACtgctgcacatgtgtgtgttttgacgTAAGCATTTGGTGTTTGTATCATCTCTGCTCTGTTGGACCGTTTAGCAAAAATCAGCCCATCTGACCTAAAACAGTTATGATATAGGGAGATTTTCTcccccaataaaggaatatttaatctATAATCTACTCTTTATTTGATCAGAAACATGCAGCTTGTGAGTTTTCTTTTTACCCATGTAAGtagaagctgaagctgtcagacaaatacaagtttgtctctgtgtataATCCATGTGTATATGCACTGTAAAGATATTTGTCTGTGGGATGAAGCATATTAATCAAACATATTTCATGTTAGgcattatattacattatattgccAAAGTAAGGTAATTGTAACCTCTGTATGTTTTCTTCATCTCTCTGTAGGATCCAGACGATGGCTGGAGTGGAGGAAGGAGATCGAGCTGTTGTCAGATCTTGCATATTTTGGCCTAACAACATTCTTGGGTAGTCACCACAAACCATGTTCAGTTAATGCATTTAGCTGATTTCCTGTTTTGATTGATGGTTCTCCTCTCCAGGCTATCAGACTCTGGGTGAGGAATATGTTAACATTGTCCAAGTGGATCCCACTAAACGTCAGATCCCCTCTCCAGCCAGACGAGGTGTGTTTGTCCTCTGCCACGCCTTCGTTCCTTATCTGTTGGACAAGCTGCTGGTGTGTCTGGAGAACGAGCTTGAAGGCGGGCAGGAGAGCCGCGGTCGGCAGCAGGTGGGGTCCGTGCCATGGAGCCTCGAGGCTTGGCTGAGGAGATGGGTCCAGAAAGCGGCGGCGCTGTGTTCAGAGCCCCAGAGGAGGGCGTGTCTGAACGCTGTGTTTGTCCTCCAGCAGAGCCTGACCCTCCTCTATCGCCTCCACTCGGCTCTGTTTTACGTCACCGGCTCGTTCCACCACCTGTCCAAGAGACTGGCTGATATTAGTTATGTAGGTAATTAAAAAAATCCAGTGCTGTGGGAAATATTTGTCcccgatttatttctttttgttgttttttgcatatttgtcatcCTGACACGCTTCAGATCATCTTTGGTTTCACTGTGGATGAATTCTGtgccactcttctttgcagaattgtgaCCCTGATTTTACTTGGAGTCCATTGAAAGTGACATTTCATCCTACAGCTCGTATCTAcatgaatctgtgtgtgtgtgtgtgttttagatgCGTGTGGTAGGGCTGAACAGTAACGACAGCACCATCGGGAGCAGCTACAGGTTACTGGGGGTCATGTCCCTCCTACAGCTGCTCATCACTGTGTGTCTGCAGCTCAACAACttcagacagagacagagagccaGGCAGGAGTGGAGTCTCCACAGGAAGCTCAGGTACACACCGGTGTGACagctgttttgtgtgtttcttccAGCAAGATTTAATGTACAAAAAACACATTCTAggaataaaacctgatgaaattcatgtaaaaaaaaaaaaaaaaccctgaaaattgAAGTACATCTGTGTAGTCCACAGCACAGACAGAGCTCCGGCCCCAGAGCTGCCCTCTGCATCCTCTGCCTAGAGGAGAGGAGGCACTCCACCTCCACCCCCTGTGGACACCTGTTTTGCTGGGAGTGCATCACAGAGTGGTGCAACACCAAGGTCAGTGTGCACCAGTGTTACTGGACAAACAGCAGTGCCAGTGTGATCTCTGTCATTAAGTCCTGTAGAGTAACATGTTTTCAGGTCAGCTGTTTTAAAGGTACTGACATGTCTGGACTCACTGCTCTGAACTTCTCCatttaaacaaaacagcatttcctgttgccgtcttttcaaaataaagtaacAGAACCAAAATGCTTACTAGATTACTGACACTAATGGTATTTGTAGCTGAGTCCTTTTATTGGCTTCGGACATGTTTAATAATTAATGAAACTCACTGTAactgtacatttttaataactTGAACATTAAAATGGGCAGAAATAACTGAATGAAAATTTTGAAACCGGTGAAAATGTAGAAATGTTCCAGTCTGCCCACAGTGATGCCAGTTCAGCTGTGGTGGGCAGCGTTGCTTACATTTACACCAGTGAGACACTTAACAGGAGCAAAGGTAGTTTTTGATGAACACTATTTAATCTGGCACCTTTGGAGAACTGTGAGTGAGCATCCCGGTGTACCCTGGACAGTCTCTGCAGATGTTGCTCCTATAACAGGAATGCGCACACGCACAACACGAAGCGCACAGTCAATTTAGGGGAGGCTTGGAAGCTGTGCTCATCGTGCAAACAGCGCGTTATTATCATAACTGCTGCAAATGGTAGGATATGTCCTGTCTGCAAAATCCATCCATCTAGAGGTTCGtgctataaaatgtaaattacatctttgtttagtttgttgttgagtttgttcaggtcagttcagtttgtttttttgcaataaagtgttattgctccaaaaataataattcatcCAAATCAATGTTGTTATGAATTATTTACCTATTCAACGTTGTAATAACCTCATGCCAAATATTTCCATTTGCAACTAATTTTTTGAAATTATTGCATATTATgggtcccccccccccaaaaaaaacagggGTCtttatgacaataaagccataaaaacctaaaaatatttaaaaaaaaataatgaaaaactttATATCTGTGGATAGGTCTGAAGTTGTTTAAAAGAcctgatgtgaaaaaaaaaaagaaaaattaattcGTATATGATATTGCTATATCACCTTTTGTCAGGGGACCCGTTTGGGTACGAAGGGCAAAGGATGGgtgtaaattttaaaaactcTTATTGCtccaaaaataataatgcatcCAAATCAATGTTGTTATGAATTATTTACCTATTCAACGTTGTAATAACCTCATGCCAAATATTTCCATTTGCAACTAATAATGCTCAAGGgttaaactgaaataaacagcAACAGTGACCACGTTTtacatcatttcatttttaattccttttttttggGCATGTCGTCCAATGGATACTCCTGTAAACTGAAAGTAGGCAAAGACCAACTGCTCCACCGTGCTTCCTTCCTGTTGGGCTGCCTTCCTGTGGCACCGTCGGCTTCACACTTTCAGCTACTAATggaggcttacttgtggtttgTGGGTGTATATAAAAGGTGGCACTGTGAAAGTGACATGCTCTGCTGGAGTGATCTGGTACCGGT contains:
- the pex10 gene encoding peroxisome biogenesis factor 10, producing the protein MPLAPATRAQLIRCSQKDDYYRSSLRNSANDAFQTLAGSRRWLEWRKEIELLSDLAYFGLTTFLGYQTLGEEYVNIVQVDPTKRQIPSPARRGVFVLCHAFVPYLLDKLLVCLENELEGGQESRGRQQVGSVPWSLEAWLRRWVQKAAALCSEPQRRACLNAVFVLQQSLTLLYRLHSALFYVTGSFHHLSKRLADISYMRVVGLNSNDSTIGSSYRLLGVMSLLQLLITVCLQLNNFRQRQRARQEWSLHRKLSPQHRQSSGPRAALCILCLEERRHSTSTPCGHLFCWECITEWCNTKAECPLCRDKFQPHRLVYLRNYS